From Hydra vulgaris chromosome 15, alternate assembly HydraT2T_AEP, one genomic window encodes:
- the LOC100214165 gene encoding putative ascorbate peroxidase has product MVKVTCIWIMVLLKTINAFEFMQYHKEFEDKRSENITQVPLNKIKNNLQLIPSRFEFERAKSNLAELIENSRVGRDLKLISGTVRLAFHDCVGEENCDGCIEYTNPDNAGLDKITRSIDALYDLVHKNKISRADFYALAAVVALTRSTADVKDKYQGLKKFKVGRKDCSKSPKEDKPTVLPKALDGFKETFNYFQKEFKFSVKDTVALLGAHTLGGCSSKNSGFQGVWDNDIFNKLQKGNDKLASTSVLDNSFYDMFIRIVPWIQVNLTNGKTQWQEIFFPIANDKIKNIKDQHPILLNSDLSLSWEIEPVDKSGTSSCSLHPEITCKHSAGHKYAQAFYQNNTLWLETFTDVFNRMIEKNPYKLKEASKLK; this is encoded by the coding sequence ATGGTGAAAGTTACATGCATTTGGATTATggtacttttaaaaactatcaaTGCATTTGAGTTCATGCAATATCATAAAGAATTTGAAGATAAAAGGTCGGAAAATATAACTCAAGTTCccttgaataaaattaaaaacaatttgcaaCTTATACCATCTCGTTTTGAGTTTGAACGCGCAAAATCTAATCTTGCAGAGCTAATTGAAAACAGCAGAGTTGGTCgagatttaaaattaatatcagGCACTGTTCGTCTAGCTTTTCATGATTGCGTAGGAGAAGAAAACTGTGATGGATGCATTGAGTACACAAATCCGGATAACGCTGGATTAGATAAAATTACGCGAAGTATTGACGCTTTGTATGATCTAGTTCACAAGAATAAAATATCAAGAGCCGATTTTTATGCTCTAGCCGCAGTTGTTGCTCTCACTAGGTCCACTGCTGATGTTAAAGATAAATACCAAGGCTTAAAGAAATTCAAAGTAGGAAGAAAAGATTGCAGTAAGTCTCCAAAAGAAGACAAACCTACAGTGCTCCCTAAGGCATTAGATGGatttaaagaaacatttaactattttcaaaaagaatttaaattctCAGTCAAAGATACAGTCGCTTTACTAGGAGCACATACACTCGGGGGTTGTTCATCTAAAAACTCTGGATTTCAAGGTGTTTGggataatgatatttttaataaacttcaaAAAGGAAATGACAAACTTGCTTCAACAAGTGTGCTTGATAATTCATTCTACGACATGTTTATTAGAATTGTACCATGGATCCAAGTAAATCTCACAAATGGTAAAACACAATGGCAAGAAATCTTTTTTCCAATAGctaatgacaaaataaaaaatataaaggacCAACATCCAATACTCTTAAATTCTGATTTATCGCTTTCGTGGGAGATTGAACCAGTAGATAAATCTGGTACATCATCTTGCTCACTTCACCCTGAAATAACATGCAAACACTCCGCTGGTCACAAGTACGCACAAGCCTTTTATCAAAACAACACATTATGGTTAGAAACATTTACAGACGTTTTTAATAGAATGATTGAAAAGAACCCATACAAGCTAAAAGAAGCATCAAAATTAAAgtga